The sequence below is a genomic window from Thermovirga sp..
ACTGCCCTTTCTGCAGGATAGCCTCTGGGCGCGAGAAGGCGGATATCGTTTACAGCGATGCCGATGTCATGGTGATACGCGATGTTCACCCCAGGGCGCCGGTGCATCTCCTTGTGATGCCTAGGCGGCACGTGGAGTCCGCTGATGACGTCGAAGATCCTTCGATCTGGTCCGCGGTCATGGACGCAGCGACCAGGGTGGCCCGCGAGCTGGGCCTTCGCGCAGGTGGGTATCGCCTTGTGGTCAACTGTGGTGCTGGTGCCGGACAGACTGTAAACCATCTCCATGTTCACCTGCTCGCCGGACGGGTATTCGGATGGCCGCCGGGATAACTCCGAGTGAGAGAGAAGGGGGGGAACGCATATGACACAGGTCGTTCGACGCGACAACGAATCCCTCGAAGATGCTCTCAAGCGCTTCAAGCGAGAGGTATCCAAGGGAGGCATCCTGCGCGAGGCGCGCAGGCGGAAGCACTATGAAAAACCCAGCGAAGCCAAAAAGAGAAAGAGAGAGGACGCTTCAAGAAAACGCAGAAGAAA
It includes:
- a CDS encoding HIT domain-containing protein, whose protein sequence is MNRDCPFCRIASGREKADIVYSDADVMVIRDVHPRAPVHLLVMPRRHVESADDVEDPSIWSAVMDAATRVARELGLRAGGYRLVVNCGAGAGQTVNHLHVHLLAGRVFGWPPG
- a CDS encoding 30S ribosomal protein S21: MTQVVRRDNESLEDALKRFKREVSKGGILREARRRKHYEKPSEAKKRKREDASRKRRR